A single genomic interval of Candidatus Nomurabacteria bacterium harbors:
- a CDS encoding glycosyltransferase, which translates to MRSNLKECPMKVAVVISYYSPDYIRGKSMIAALELLPEVQLHVVRNRSRGLLRYLESFIGLLKLRIEQDPDIYVLPFRGHEIFPLVWLLSRGRRIIFDEMLSPYDSLVNEVKQGILGRLIAVVLRFFERIILQRSDVVLTDTNIHAEYISNLLDIPRSKLVALPVSNVPIIGKSWQGVDLKKDYLDVFFYGTFQKLHGVDVILDAAELCNGLPIKFTIVGGKGRKSDPILQRIQGYKCDNLEHFLWMEYEELLDRACRADICLGGPFHGRGQATRVITGKTYQFMSLGIPMVIGRIQEDTGFVDKENCLLVEQGSAEELVDSITWAYENKTELDRIGLGGKQLFNRRYCIPRLAKTIKELIFKYQNNV; encoded by the coding sequence ATGAGAAGTAACTTGAAGGAGTGTCCGATGAAAGTAGCTGTTGTCATCTCATACTATTCTCCAGATTACATCCGTGGAAAGAGTATGATCGCTGCACTCGAATTACTCCCTGAGGTACAGTTACATGTGGTCCGAAATCGGTCACGTGGTTTGCTGAGGTATCTTGAGAGTTTCATAGGTCTTTTGAAACTAAGGATAGAACAAGATCCTGATATCTATGTACTTCCATTCCGAGGACATGAGATATTTCCATTGGTATGGTTACTCTCTCGTGGTCGTAGGATAATCTTTGACGAGATGCTATCTCCGTACGATTCTTTGGTAAACGAGGTGAAGCAAGGAATCCTTGGGAGGCTGATCGCCGTAGTATTGAGATTTTTTGAGAGGATAATCTTACAGCGATCTGATGTGGTACTCACTGATACCAATATCCATGCGGAGTACATATCTAATCTGTTAGATATTCCTAGGTCGAAGTTAGTAGCTTTACCAGTCAGCAACGTACCAATCATCGGGAAGTCTTGGCAGGGTGTAGATCTAAAGAAAGATTATCTAGATGTATTTTTCTACGGTACTTTTCAGAAGTTACATGGTGTTGATGTGATACTAGATGCTGCAGAGCTATGTAATGGGCTACCAATAAAATTCACAATAGTGGGGGGTAAGGGCAGAAAAAGTGATCCGATACTTCAGAGGATCCAAGGGTACAAATGTGATAATCTAGAACACTTCTTGTGGATGGAGTATGAAGAACTTTTAGATCGTGCATGTAGGGCAGATATTTGCCTAGGTGGACCGTTCCACGGTCGGGGACAGGCAACTAGGGTGATTACAGGTAAGACTTATCAATTCATGAGTTTAGGGATCCCTATGGTGATTGGTAGGATTCAAGAGGATACAGGATTTGTTGATAAGGAGAATTGCTTATTGGTAGAACAGGGGAGTGCTGAAGAGCTCGTGGATTCGATAACGTGGGCTTACGAAAATAAAACAGAGTTGGATCGAATAGGGTTAGGGGGTAAACAACTTTTTAATCGAAGATATTGCATCCCTAGATTAGCCAAAACAATTAAGGAATTGATCTTTAAATACCAAAACAATGTATAA
- a CDS encoding glycosyltransferase family 2 protein produces the protein MKLVIFVIALNEEKTLGKVLDLMPKSIKGVDQIEKLVVSDGSQDKTVEIAREHGARVIEGHAQKRLAYRFQQAVEECLKMGADIAVNIDADLQFNPADIPTLVDPILNHGYNFVAADRFTDPETGLKRKPENMPGGKYYANLLGAWIVGKLSGYKFNDVTCGFRAYDRKALLSLNINSKYTYTQESFQVLAVKKLNMTSMPVLVKYFPGRKSRVVTNFFQFLFGSAINIMRAFRDQAPLTFFLGLGAFPLLSGLLMIVGLGIYYLITRSFSPYKFVGFGGIYLFSLGLFLWGLGLMADMLDRSNTNQEKIIERLKHIEHEK, from the coding sequence ATGAAACTGGTAATCTTCGTCATTGCTTTAAATGAGGAGAAGACTCTAGGTAAGGTTTTAGACTTGATGCCAAAAAGTATCAAAGGGGTGGATCAGATAGAAAAATTGGTAGTGAGCGATGGTAGCCAAGATAAGACGGTTGAGATAGCACGTGAGCATGGAGCAAGAGTGATAGAAGGACACGCTCAGAAGCGACTCGCATACAGATTCCAACAAGCAGTAGAAGAGTGTCTGAAAATGGGTGCGGATATTGCTGTAAATATTGATGCAGATCTACAATTCAATCCTGCAGATATACCTACTCTTGTAGATCCTATCCTAAATCATGGTTACAATTTTGTCGCAGCCGACAGATTTACCGATCCAGAAACAGGTCTGAAAAGAAAGCCTGAGAATATGCCCGGAGGGAAATACTATGCAAATCTCCTTGGAGCATGGATAGTTGGAAAATTGTCAGGATATAAGTTCAATGATGTGACATGTGGTTTTAGAGCCTATGATCGAAAAGCACTTTTGTCGTTGAACATTAATAGTAAATACACATACACTCAAGAGTCATTCCAGGTTTTGGCAGTCAAGAAACTCAATATGACCTCTATGCCTGTTCTGGTGAAGTATTTTCCTGGACGTAAAAGTAGGGTGGTAACCAATTTTTTCCAGTTCCTCTTTGGGAGTGCTATCAATATCATGCGGGCATTTAGAGATCAGGCTCCGCTGACGTTTTTTTTGGGGTTGGGTGCATTTCCGCTATTATCCGGATTGTTAATGATAGTCGGTTTGGGGATATATTATTTGATAACTAGAAGTTTTAGTCCATACAAGTTCGTTGGATTTGGAGGTATCTACCTTTTTTCACTTGGATTGTTCCTATGGGGTCTCGGGTTGATGGCAGATATGTTGGATAGGAGCAATACAAATCAAGAAAAGATAATCGAGCGATTGAAGCACATCGAGCATGAGAAGTAA
- a CDS encoding nucleotide sugar dehydrogenase: MKKVAVLGLGYVGLPTLTALAKSGKYEVIGFDINESKVELIKNGGCPIDDDLCAKELKEFKYTVTRDPKDIADATVYFVCVPTPVLDDYTPDYGPVLSATSTIAPLLKKGDIFILESTVNPGTNEEVVKPKIEELSKLKVGEDITLAHCPERINPGDPKWNIYNISRNLGVYPFEKAEEVAEIFRSFLEAELNICSSLKVAESTKIVENTFRDVNIAFVNELAQSFDKMGIDLIETIRGASNKPFGFMPFWPGRGVGGHCIAVDPYYLIKRAEVSGFNHRFLKTARDINNNMPIYSVIRLQDALNEVALPLKGTKIATLGMSYKPNVGDLRESPSIEIKDILLAKGADLRIYDPWDKSLNTVESLDEAIDGADAVAVLTAHDVFSQDLQKILDSGSIKVFFDGMNKFDKDEITKKGLVYRGIGR, translated from the coding sequence ATGAAAAAAGTGGCAGTTCTAGGATTGGGATATGTCGGGCTTCCTACCCTTACAGCTCTTGCAAAAAGCGGTAAGTATGAGGTGATCGGGTTTGATATCAATGAGTCGAAAGTTGAGTTAATAAAAAATGGAGGATGCCCTATAGATGATGATCTCTGTGCGAAAGAATTAAAGGAATTTAAGTACACAGTGACAAGAGACCCAAAGGATATTGCAGACGCTACAGTATACTTTGTGTGTGTACCCACTCCTGTGCTTGATGACTATACTCCCGATTATGGACCTGTCCTTTCTGCGACATCCACGATCGCACCATTATTAAAGAAGGGTGATATATTTATATTAGAATCAACAGTCAATCCAGGTACCAACGAAGAAGTCGTCAAGCCAAAGATCGAAGAGCTTAGTAAGCTTAAGGTCGGTGAGGACATAACCTTGGCTCACTGTCCAGAACGGATCAATCCCGGAGATCCAAAGTGGAACATATACAACATTTCCCGAAATCTTGGAGTCTATCCATTTGAAAAAGCCGAGGAAGTCGCAGAAATATTCAGATCTTTTCTTGAGGCAGAGTTGAACATCTGTAGCTCACTGAAGGTCGCTGAATCAACAAAGATAGTAGAGAACACCTTCCGTGATGTGAATATCGCTTTTGTAAATGAGCTTGCGCAATCGTTTGACAAGATGGGAATAGATCTGATCGAAACGATACGAGGAGCATCGAATAAACCTTTTGGGTTTATGCCATTTTGGCCAGGTAGGGGAGTTGGTGGGCATTGTATTGCTGTTGATCCATACTACCTGATCAAAAGAGCTGAGGTTAGCGGGTTTAATCACCGATTCTTAAAAACAGCAAGGGATATCAATAATAATATGCCCATATACTCAGTGATCAGACTACAGGATGCATTGAATGAAGTTGCACTGCCACTGAAAGGCACAAAAATTGCAACACTCGGTATGAGCTATAAGCCAAATGTCGGAGATCTTAGGGAAAGTCCGTCTATCGAGATCAAGGATATATTGCTTGCCAAAGGTGCAGATCTACGAATATACGATCCGTGGGATAAAAGCTTGAACACAGTTGAAAGTTTGGATGAGGCTATAGATGGAGCAGATGCAGTGGCTGTGCTTACAGCACATGATGTGTTCTCTCAAGATCTTCAAAAGATCTTAGATAGCGGATCGATCAAAGTTTTCTTTGATGGTATGAACAAGTTCGACAAGGATGAGATAACTAAAAAAGGACTTGTCTATAGAGGGATAGGAAGGTAA
- a CDS encoding DUF1761 domain-containing protein has translation MPTFEVLGVVVDPLAIIVAGVAYEVLGFLWYGPLFGKKWSALTGKKMEPSKKRPLDMIFGFVVAMFLATGLNSILQFAQQVSELQPVMNVLISSGMIAGTTTFIVYAEEYLWEERDLKLLLINWGHQFANYIVMGAVLALFVL, from the coding sequence ATGCCGACATTTGAAGTATTAGGGGTTGTGGTTGATCCTCTTGCAATTATCGTTGCAGGTGTTGCATATGAGGTGTTGGGATTTCTTTGGTATGGTCCACTCTTTGGGAAGAAGTGGTCAGCACTGACCGGGAAAAAGATGGAACCATCCAAAAAGCGTCCTCTCGACATGATCTTTGGGTTCGTAGTTGCTATGTTCCTTGCGACTGGTTTGAATTCCATTTTACAGTTTGCACAGCAGGTTTCAGAGCTACAACCAGTCATGAATGTTTTGATCTCAAGTGGAATGATCGCAGGTACTACGACATTCATAGTGTATGCAGAAGAGTACCTTTGGGAGGAAAGGGACCTGAAACTTCTACTAATCAACTGGGGACACCAATTTGCTAACTATATCGTGATGGGAGCAGTCCTTGCACTCTTTGTATTGTAA
- a CDS encoding ZIP family metal transporter produces the protein MIFYGLIALTAISLISFLAALLVSTQHHRPKFVMSLVALAAGSLTSDALLHLFPEVVEGGVAPLKIGYGVLGGIVLFFIFEKFLYWRHCHIDPDEPGHVHPFAYSNLVGDLIHNVLDGMMIAAAFLAGLPVGIATAVAIALHEIPQELSDVGVMLHAGMSRKRTVVLNTLTAFSAFVGFFLVIIIQNSTSIDTGLILSLSIGGFLYIAVSDLIPELKHTSCGKDSLIQAIFLFLGVFVNILLLLLD, from the coding sequence ATGATATTTTATGGATTGATAGCCCTTACAGCGATCTCGCTGATCTCATTTCTGGCAGCGCTTCTCGTCTCGACACAACATCATCGTCCCAAATTTGTGATGTCTCTGGTTGCATTGGCAGCGGGATCATTGACATCTGATGCTCTACTACACCTCTTTCCTGAAGTTGTGGAAGGAGGCGTTGCTCCATTGAAGATCGGATACGGGGTTTTAGGCGGTATAGTACTTTTCTTTATATTTGAGAAGTTTCTGTATTGGAGACATTGTCATATAGATCCTGATGAACCAGGTCATGTACATCCATTTGCATACTCAAACCTTGTTGGTGACCTGATCCACAATGTGCTAGACGGTATGATGATAGCAGCAGCTTTTTTAGCTGGGTTGCCGGTTGGGATAGCCACAGCGGTGGCAATCGCATTACATGAGATCCCTCAGGAGCTAAGTGATGTAGGGGTGATGTTACATGCAGGGATGTCTCGCAAAAGAACCGTTGTATTAAATACCCTCACGGCATTTTCAGCTTTTGTGGGTTTCTTTTTAGTAATAATTATCCAAAATAGTACCTCGATCGATACAGGTCTGATACTGTCACTGTCGATCGGAGGATTTTTATATATTGCTGTGTCCGATCTGATCCCCGAATTGAAACATACGTCATGTGGCAAAGATAGTTTGATTCAAGCAATATTTCTATTCTTGGGGGTTTTTGTGAACATTCTTCTTCTATTATTGGATTAG
- a CDS encoding ABC transporter ATP-binding protein, which yields MEGKAKQENVIIINSLCKSYGKVKAVKDLSFSVKRGEIFGFLGPNGAGKTTTIRVLMGQIFQDEGNFQILGINNGVRSDTKLMDEIGYISGEGYIYENWSARRLFEYLSSISHKQIEFNSFADRLDLDLDRKISELSSGNKQKVLLVQAFMKMPKLLILDEPTSGLDPLLQNIFEEMLFEFRENGGTVLLSSHILSEVQRVCDRVGIIRQGELIKVSTIGELIPKTYFLKLWVDDELPSDLMNLLPDMKAEGQGRYHAKYLGDINQLINLLAKLKIKHLTISEPKLEEMFLELYNEK from the coding sequence ATGGAAGGTAAAGCAAAACAAGAAAATGTCATAATTATCAATTCCCTCTGTAAAAGCTATGGGAAGGTAAAGGCAGTAAAAGACCTTTCATTTAGTGTAAAGCGCGGAGAGATATTTGGTTTTCTTGGACCAAATGGTGCGGGAAAAACCACTACGATAAGAGTTTTGATGGGACAGATCTTTCAAGATGAAGGAAACTTTCAGATATTAGGAATAAATAATGGTGTCAGATCAGATACAAAGCTGATGGATGAGATCGGCTATATCAGTGGGGAAGGTTACATATATGAGAACTGGTCTGCAAGAAGATTGTTCGAGTATTTATCTTCGATATCACATAAGCAGATAGAGTTTAATAGTTTTGCTGATCGTTTGGATCTGGATCTTGACCGAAAGATCAGTGAACTTTCAAGCGGTAATAAACAGAAGGTGTTGCTTGTACAGGCATTTATGAAGATGCCAAAACTGCTGATCCTAGATGAACCAACGAGTGGATTAGATCCACTACTACAGAACATATTTGAAGAGATGTTATTTGAATTTCGGGAGAATGGCGGTACTGTGCTTCTTTCCTCGCATATCTTAAGTGAGGTCCAGCGAGTATGTGATAGGGTGGGGATAATTCGACAAGGAGAATTGATAAAGGTATCTACAATAGGCGAATTGATACCGAAAACCTACTTTTTGAAGTTATGGGTTGATGATGAACTACCATCAGATCTGATGAATCTTCTTCCAGACATGAAAGCAGAAGGACAGGGACGATATCATGCGAAATATCTTGGTGATATAAATCAGTTGATAAATCTATTGGCAAAGCTAAAGATAAAGCATCTTACGATCTCCGAACCAAAGCTTGAGGAGATGTTCTTAGAACTATATAACGAAAAGTGA
- a CDS encoding MFS transporter, which yields MQNPNLKRHHFYYFFLFLTTFQLVNIAIWSYYPILLYKQLRSIDAIVQDNIFLYSGIIIGFLFFSFILDRFGYAKISRVSFILLSLTSFVIFLFIGNIAEYYRIFALLIGIGHGSYWTIFHSFTLSKFDKKGRSKLMNEVYGWMLIISVVAPILSGYALTATGRYDLLFLSASAIYLFAAILPRDLGSESRTKFRGSEITAILKEKVFNRYFFTMFYHTSTGSVMDAMFKVIPFIMLGTELKVGALFSVVAVMTGVFSILSRNWNEKRKRLVALDSFILHGGTNLALAISWTTPFLILRQITQSIAQGFAIPVFDSIDYSIREDLTKGKEESAIEMNLVSEGIYFISRLTGLIILLIIFEFSPYTQMATAQIVIGALSFHRLLSYLFGVSLSK from the coding sequence ATGCAAAATCCAAATCTAAAACGTCATCACTTCTACTACTTCTTTCTCTTTCTTACTACATTTCAGCTGGTAAATATTGCAATATGGTCATATTATCCCATACTGCTATACAAGCAATTAAGAAGTATAGATGCAATTGTCCAAGATAATATCTTTTTATACTCCGGGATCATTATTGGTTTCCTTTTCTTCTCATTTATCCTGGATCGCTTTGGTTACGCGAAGATATCAAGAGTTTCATTTATCCTGCTCTCATTAACTTCATTTGTAATATTCCTATTTATAGGGAACATAGCTGAATACTACAGAATATTTGCTTTGCTGATAGGGATCGGACACGGTTCATATTGGACTATCTTTCATAGCTTCACACTTTCAAAATTTGATAAAAAGGGACGCAGTAAACTCATGAATGAAGTCTATGGTTGGATGCTTATAATTTCTGTAGTTGCTCCCATACTTTCTGGCTATGCTCTAACCGCTACAGGAAGATATGATCTGTTATTCCTTTCAGCATCAGCAATATATCTCTTTGCAGCAATACTCCCTCGAGATCTTGGCTCCGAATCTAGAACAAAGTTCAGAGGGTCAGAGATAACAGCGATCTTAAAAGAGAAGGTTTTTAATAGATACTTTTTCACCATGTTCTATCATACTTCCACCGGGTCTGTGATGGATGCGATGTTCAAAGTCATACCATTTATAATGCTAGGTACTGAATTGAAAGTTGGAGCATTATTTAGCGTAGTTGCAGTAATGACAGGAGTTTTCTCTATCCTATCACGGAATTGGAACGAGAAGAGAAAACGTTTAGTTGCACTAGATTCATTCATCTTGCATGGTGGTACAAATCTTGCTTTAGCGATCTCATGGACTACCCCTTTTCTTATCCTGAGGCAGATCACGCAATCTATTGCTCAAGGGTTTGCAATACCGGTTTTTGATTCCATTGATTACAGTATCAGAGAGGATCTAACGAAAGGTAAAGAAGAATCAGCGATCGAGATGAATTTGGTGAGCGAAGGTATCTATTTCATCTCACGCCTGACAGGTCTTATCATTCTTCTGATAATATTTGAATTCTCCCCATACACACAGATGGCAACTGCACAGATAGTCATCGGTGCTCTATCCTTTCATAGACTACTCTCATATCTGTTTGGAGTGAGCTTATCAAAATAG